The Paenibacillus amylolyticus genome contains the following window.
ACGCGTCTACTGAGTCACTTTGGACAGAGCAGGGAATTGCTGAGGAGTGATGAACCCGTAGGTCGTAAGTTGGACTTTCTAATTCAAGAGATGAATCGGGAAGTCAATACGATTGGATCAAAAGCCAACCATTTGGCTCTGGTGAATCGTGTTGTCGAGATGAAGGCGGAGTTGGAGAAGATTCGTGAGCAAGCGGCGAATATCGAATGAACGTGCACATCTCGGCAAAAGAGTCGCATGTATAGGGGGAAGAACCTGATTATGGCAATCAAACTCATTAACATTGGATTCGGTAACATCGTATCGGCGAACCGGATTATATCCATCGTGAGTCCGGAATCGGCGCCGATCAAGAGAATTATACAAGAGGCAAGAGATCGCCACATGCTGATTGATGCAACGTACGGAAGACGTACTCGTGCCGTAATTATTACGGATAGCGATCATGTCATTCTGTCTGCAGTTCAGCCTGAGACGGTCGCCCATCGTCTTTCTTCGAAAGATGATGATAACGACGAATAAAATGGAGTGTAATATGTCTAAGGGATTACTGGTAGTGTTGTCCGGCCCGTCTGGGGTCGGGAAGGGTACGGTATGCAGCGCTTTGCGCAAACGGGTGCCGGAATTGATCTATTCCGTATCGGCGACAACCCGTCAGCCTCGTCTGGGTGAAGAACATGGTGTGAACTATTTCTTCAGAAGTCATGAAGAGTTCCAGAACATGATTGCGGAAGATCAACTGTTGGAACATGCGGAGTATGTTGGTAATTATTACGGAACACCGCGTGATTTTGTGGAAAAAACGATTAACGAAGGCCGCGACATCATTCTGGAGATTGAAGTTCAAGGCGCGTTAAAAGTGAAAGAGAAATTCCCGGAGGGATCTTTGTTTTCCTGCTTCCTCCTTCATTGGACGAGCTGAAAGATCGCATTCAGGGCCGTGGTACCGAAAGCCAAGCGACCATTGATCACCGGATGTCCGTAGCGGTCGATGAGATCAGCCTGCTGGAGCAGTATGATTACGCTGTTGTGAATGATGAAATTGATTTGGCGTGCAAGAGAATAGAAAGCATCATAATCGCCGAACATTGTAAGATCAATAAATAATCCCTTTTGCCGCTGCAGAATGCGATATAAGTGGGGCAGTTGTCATATCATGTACTGAAGCACTTCTTCTTGGAATGCCCGGATGTGAAGACATGTCACATCTGTTCTGTCAGGCGGCAACTTGCGATTATACTAATGCGAAGAGGTGTTTGTTAATATGCTGTATCCTTCTATTGATGAAATGATGAACAAAGTCGACAGCAAGTATTCCCTTGTTGTTGCTGCTTCCCGCCGGGCTAGACAGCTACGTGAAGGTGAAAAAACGGATTTAAGAGGTGCGAGATCCCATAAACAGGTTGGCGTTGCACTGGAAGAAATCTATGGAGACCTGCTCGTTGTCATCAAAGGACAGGACGAAGAAGAAGAGTAAGCCGCTTGCGGCTGCTCTTCAACTGCATACGGCGCAAGCCGGATTAATTGACAACCGCGAGGTTGTTATTTTTTTACGAGTAAGCATATTTTAACGGAATCTTCTTTAGACGTCGTATAAATATCGGGGGAAATAAACATGTTGAACGGTAAAAAAATCGTGCTTGGTGTGACAGGCGGCATAGCCGCTTACAAAGCGGCAACATTATGCAGCAGACTGGTACAAAAGGGAGCGGATGTTCATGTAATTATGACAGCTTCCGCTACACAGTTTATTACCGAATTGACGCTGCAAACGTTGACCCGAAACACCGTATATACCGATACATTTGATGAGCGTGAGCCAGCAGTCGTATCTCATATTCATCTGGCCGATCTGGCTGATCTGGTTCTGGTTGCTCCGGCTACAGCGAATGTGATTGCCAAGATGGCGCATGGCATGGCCGATGATATGCTCTCCACAACGCTGCTTGCCACGACAGCCCCTGTCATGATTGCTCCAGCGATGAATGTGCATATGTATGATCATCCAGCTGTAAAGCATAACATGAACCTGCTTGTGGAACGGGGCGCCATGATGATTGAACCGGGTGAAGGTCTGCTTGCGTGCGGGTATGTAGGCAAGGGACGTCTGGAAGAACCGGAGAGCATTGTGGACGTGGTGGAACGTTTCTTTGAGCAGCGAGAGTCTGCAGACCGTAGTCGGCAGGGACAAGCTTCATTGTTACAAGGCAAGAAGGTTGTCGTTACGGCTGGGGGTACAATTGAGCGGATTGACCCCGTACGATATATTACGAACGATTCGTCTGGCAAAATGGGATTTGCCATAGCTGCAGCTGCGCGTGATCTGGGGGCGGATGTGAAATTGGTTTTGGGGAATACCCAAGCCAAACCACCGGAGAACGTTGAGTTGATCCCTGTTCAGTCTGCACAGGATATGTATGAAGCTGTAACACGTGAGTGGCATGACGCAGATATCGTGGTTAAAGCGGCGGCTGTTGCCGATTATCGCCCTAAGGATGTTTACACTGAGAAGATCAAGAAGAAAGGCGACACGTTGTCGCTCGAACTTGTTAAAAATATAGATATTCTTGAAACGCTGGGCAAGCAGAAAACCCATCAGTTTTTGATTGGTTTTGCTGCAGAGACTCAGTCCGTTGAGATGTACGCACGTGAGAAATTGGAACGGAAAAACTGTGATCTGATCGTAGCCAATGACGTAACCCGAACGGGTGCAGGATTTGGAACAGACACCAACGCGGTACATATCTATGACCGGGAAGGTTTGGTGGAGGAGCTTCCAGTGTTGGCCAAGGACGATGTGGCTCATCGGTTGCTCCGGATTGCGGCGGAGCGCATTGCCGGGAGGAATTAGGATATGGAGATTGCCAAGGTCATTGTCGATGTTCCCGTGAAGGAAACAGACCGGCCGTTTGATTACCTGGTACCTGAATCGATGAGGGAATGGATCGAGATTGGCAGCCGGGTGGGTGTACCTTTTGGTCATCGGACGGTGCAGGGATTCGTGATTGATCTTGTGCCGCGTACCGGAGAGGAAACATTCAAGCTCAAGCAGATTCAGGAGTTGCTGGACATCGTTCCCCATTGTCTGAGGATTTGGTTGAGTTGGCCGAATGGATGAGTGGGCGTTATGCGAGTAACCGGATTTTGTCATTACAGGTCATGGTGCCGACCGCATTGAAAGGGAAAGCAGAGCGATACATCTCGCTGGGAGATGCACTTGATGGACAGATGGCGGGTGCACAACCGGATGATGAGGTGTTATTTGTTTGGGGAGAAGAGTCTACGAACGAGAAAGTGCAGCAGGATATCATCCGTTTTGTCAAAAGTCGGGGTCAGGTACCTCTGCAACAATTGAGTCGAAAATATCCCAATCATGCTGCACTAATTAAGAAATTATTGCTTGGTGGTGTGTTGCTGGAGAGTCAGGCCATCAAGGACAAGCTGAATAAAAAAACGATGAAGTCTGTAGATCTGGCTGTTGATGTGGCTGCTGCTCAGGAAGCACTTGCTTCATTCCCGGCGAAAGCACAACGGCAGAAGGAGATTCTGGCTTTTTTGCTGGAAATGAAAGAATTGCTGCCCATGCCGATGAAAGAAGTGCTGGCTACCTTGCAGGTATCAGCAGCGACGATGAAGGGTCTTGAGGAAAAGGGATTGATCGTCACCGAGGACGTTGAGGTCTTTCGTGATCCTTATCAGGGCAGGAAGTTCAAAGCGACTGAACCGCTGGTTCTGACCGATGAACAGAAACAGGTGTACGACAATATCAATGGCCGATTGCAGGAACAACGCCACGGAGTATTTTTGCTGCACGGTGTTACGGGGAGCGGCAAGACGGAAGTCTATCTTCAAACCATTCAACGTTGCATTGAGCAGGATCGGCAGGCCATCGTACTGGTGCCGGAGATTGCACTGACACCACAGATGGTGGAACGTTTCAAGGGACGATTCGGCAATCAGGTTGCAATTATGCACAGTCGTCTGTCTGGTGGTGAACGTTATGATGAATGGCGTAAGATTCGTGAGGGTCAGGTGAAGGTGGCGATTGGGGCGCGTTCAGCCGTATTTGCTCCATTTAGTCGGCTTGGGTTGATCATTATGGATGAGGAACATGAGACTTCCTACAAACAGGAGGAAACGCCAAAATATCATGCCCGGGACGTAGCGGTAAAACGAGCACAGCAGCATCAGGCTGTGGTTGTGCTGGGTTCAGCAACTCCTTCGCTGGAAAGTTACTATGCGGCACGCTCGCAAAGCAACGATGATTTTGCACCACTCCTGCTGGAGATGCCAACGCGGGCACTGGGCAACAAGCTGCCCGAGGTGCGGATCATTGACATGCGCGAGGAGTTGAAGGATGGCAACCGTTCCATGTTCAGCAGGGCTTTGCACAAAGGGCTGGAGGAGCGCCTAGAACGTGGTGAACAGACGGTGCTTCTGCTGAATCGCCGCGGATATTCGACCTTTGTCATGTGCCGAAGTTGTGGATATGTGGCAGGCTGTCCCGAATGTGACATCTCATTGACATACCATCAGCGCTCCAATAATCTACGTTGTCATTACTGCGGTTATGCGGAAGCGGCTCCGGAAGTGTGCCCTGAATGTGGAAGCGAGCATATTCGATATTTTGGCACAGGTACGCAACGGGTCGAGGAAGAACTTGCGAAGCTATTTCCGGGGATTCGTGTCATACGGATGGATGTGGATACAACAACGGAAAAAGGGGCTCATGAGAAGCTGCTGAAACAGTTTCGTGAGAAAAAGGCAGACGTGTTGCTGGGCACCCAGATGGTTGCGAAGGGGCTCGACTTCCCGGATGTGACTCTGGTTGGCGTGATCACAGCGGATTCAGCATTGAATTTGCCTGATTTTCGCGCTGCTGAAAAAACGTTTCAGCTACTGACACAGGTTGCTGGCCGAGCTGGTCGGCACCAATTGCCTGGTGAGGTGTTTGTTCAGTCCTATACACCGGAGCACTATTCCATTGGCCATGCGAGTCAGCATGACTATGTGTCGTTTGTACGTGAGGAGTTGCTGCATCGTCGCAATTTGCAATATCCGCCTTACTGCCGCCTGATTCTGGTGACCTTTTCGCATGAGCAGCTTCCAGTATTGATTCGTCTTGCCGAGAACTACACACGGATACTGAAAGAGAAGGCTAATGCGGCCGGATGGCTAGGCAGTCTGGATCGATTCAGCAATGATGCCTTTGATGTGCTGGGTCCGGTAGCGTCCCCGATTCCTCGGATCAAGAATAGATACAGATTCCAATGTATGATAAAATGGCGGGGGATGTAGACGCCATAGGACTCGCTCTGGCAACGGCCCGGCGCATGGATGATGATGTTCAGGCGCAGAAATTGCTCATTAGTCTGGATGTAGACCCGCAAATGTTAATGTAAACATTCTGCAGCAGTGCGGATGTAAACAAGCGGTATAAACATAGATTAAAATGAAAACCAAAAAAATACAGAATATCGTCCTGAAATTATGATGAGGATTAGGAAGGTGCTTACAACATGTCGATTCGCATTATCGTGCAAGAACCAGATGAGGTGCTCCACAAGAGAGCCAAAGAAGTAACCAAAATTACACCAAACGTACAAAAATTGCTGGATGATATGGCTGATACCATGTACGATGCGGAAGGTGTAGGTCTTGCTGCACCACAGGTTGGTATTTTGAAACGTCTGATTGTTATCGACGCAGGTGATGAGCAAGGGCTGATCAAAATGATTAACCCGGAGATCATTGCAAGTGAGGGAGAGCAATTTGGACCGGAGGGTTGTCTGAGTATCCCTGGTATCAATGGTGATGTTCGCCGTTTTGAGACCGTTACGGTCAAAGGACTGGATCGTGAAGGCAAAGAGCTGATTATTACAGGTAGCGGCTTGCTCTCCCGTGCATTCCAGCATGAAATTGATCATCTGGATGGCGTACTCTTTACGGATATTGCCGAGAAAGTGTACGAAATTGCAGCCGATCAAACGGGACCGCGTCGTAATTAAGGAGTGATCAATTTGAATATTGTTTTTATGGGAACACCTGAATTCGCCGTTCCTTCTCTCGATATGCTGATAGCAGAGGGATACAATGTGGTAGGTGTGGTAACTCAGCCTGATAAACCACAGGGACGCAAAAAAGTACTTACGCCAACACCGGTTAAGGCCGCGGCAGAACGCCACGGTCTGCCGGTGTTTCAACCTGTTAAACTGCGTGATCCGGAAGCGGTAGCTCGTTTGGCTGAATGGAAGCCGGACCTGATCGTGACTGCGGCTTTTGGTCAGATTCTGCCCAAAGCCGTGCTGGATATGCCTGTTCGCGGCTGTGTGAACGTGCATGGCTCTCTTTTGCCGAAATATCGGGAGGAGCCCGATCCAACGTTCCATTATTAACGGGGAATCCGTGACAGGAGTCACATTGATGTATATGGCTGAAGGTCTGGATACCGGAGATATGATCTCGCGTGTGGAAGTGCCAATAACGGATGAAGATACATCAGGATCGATGTTTGATAAATTGAGTCAGGCTGGTTCCAAGCTGCTTCAGGCAGAAATGCCACGATTGGTTGCAGGCGAGACCACGGCGGTCCCTCAGGATGATGCCGAGGCTTCGTACGCTCGCAATCTGACTCGGGATGACGAGAAGATGGACTGGAGTCGGACATCACGTGAATTGTTCAATCAGATCCGTGGCCTTGTGCCATTTTCGGGTGCATTTACGATGTGGGATGATCAGGTCTTCAAAGTCTGGGCTGCGGCGAACCCCAATCAGGCGGAGCTGGTAACTTCTTCGGAAGCTGGACAAGCTGAACCGGGAACCGTACTGCAATTGAACAAGGCCGGGATTGAGATCCGTACAGGCGATGGGTCTCTCTGGTTGACTGAAGTGCAACCCGCAGGCAAAAAGGTGATGCAAGCCGCTGACTTTGCCCGTGGTGGTACATTGAAAACCGGAACGGTGCTGCGATGAGTGGTAATACATCAGGACGTTCGTCAGGACGAGGTCAGAAAGTTTCCTCAAATGCAGCATCTCGCCCCCAGAAACCGAAAACATCGGCTCGTGCACTGGCAGTCAAAGTTCTGAGTGCTGTTGAACAAGATGGAGCATACAGTAATCTGGAGTTGAACCGTCGTCTGAAAGAGGCGGATCTAAGTCCTGCGGATGCTGGACTGGCTACCGAATTGGTGTACGGAACAATCGCCAGATTGAATACACTAGATTATTATCTGGAACGTTTCGTCGCCAAAGGCTTATCGAAACTGCAACCCTGGGTTCGCAGCCTGCTGCGGATCAGCGTATATCAGATGATATACCTGGATCGGATACCAGAGCATGCCGTGGTAAGCGAAGCGGTTAATCTGGCGAAGAAACTGGGCCATCAGGGAATCTCGGGAATGGTGAATGGTGTACTTCGCAATATGATCCGCAATCGGGATGAGCTTCGTATACCAGAACATCTGCCCGTTGCCGAACGTATTTCACTAGAGCACTCCCACCCATTGTGGATGGTTGAACGCTGGATCACCCATTACGGCGAGGAGACAGCGGAAGCGATCTGTCGTGCGAATAATGAGCCGCCAGCAGTAAGTGTACGAGTCAACACAACGATGACCACACGGGAGAAGCTGATGCATGAGATGGCAAGCACAGGTGCAGTCGTTGAAGCTTCGCAGTTGAGTTCCGATGGAATCCTGGTACGCAGCGGCGGGAATATGGCCCTAACGTCCTGGTATCGGGATGGTTTGTTCTCTGTACAGGACGAAAGTTCCATGCTCGTAGCAGAAGCGGTTGCGCCGGAAGAAGACCAACTTGTATTGGATTGCTGCGCAGCTCCAGGGGGTAAAACAGCTCACATGGCAGAGAAAATGCATGATCGTGGCCGAATTATTGCTAACGATGTGCATGTGCACAAGCGCCAGCTGATCCTGGATCAGGCGGAGCGTCTCGGTCTGAGCTGTATTGATGCGGTAACAGGAGATGCCCTTGATCTGAACGAGCGGTATCCTGAAGCGTCATTTGACCGCATTTTGCTGGATGCACCATGTTCCGGCCTGGGTGTTATTCGTCGCAAGCCGGACGTGAAATGGACCAAATCCGTGGAAGATATCGAAGATATCGCACGCTTGCAGCGTGAACTGCTTGATCGCGTTTCGCCGTTGTTAAAACCAGGTGGTATTTTGGTTTATAGCACTTGTACGATTGAGCCTGCTGAGAATGAGGATATGGTTGCAGACTTCTTGCATCGACATCCGGAATATCGTCCGGCAGAAGCATCCGTCTGGTCTGAATCGGAGACAGCGAACTTGAATGTTGTAAACGGAGGCGTTCAGATCTTGCCACAGTATGCTCACAGTGACGGATTTTTCATCGCAAGGTTGACAAAAACAGCGGAATAACAGTTTAATAAAGCACGGAAGCATGACCGCCGAGGGGAACTTCGGCGGATTTCTTTGTGATGGGACTTCGATGCAATGATCAGAGAAAAGTGATGACAGGGTGCGATGGCGGCATTGAGGTGTTATAATGCATGAAGTACAGATATCAAGGGTATACATGGATGTAACGTGGTCTTTGTGATAGAATAGGACGAATGGAACGAAAAGCAGGAAGCCAAACGAAAAGAAAAGAAGGAATAGGTGTTGACAACAAAATGAAACCTTTTATATATGATTATTCTCTGGAACAACTACAGCAATGGGCTGTTGAGAACGGGGAGCCGGCGTTTCGCGGTGGTCAAATCTTTGACTGGATTTATGTAAAACGCGTGAATGATTTCAGTGAAATGACGAATCTGTCCAAGCCATTGCGTGAAAAACTGACAGAGCAATTTGAATTCGTAACACTTAAGGAAATTACAAAGTTTGAATCCAAGGATGGAACGGTTAAATTCCTCTTTGGTCTTCATGATGATCATGCCATTGAGACAGTAATCATGAAGCATAACTACGGGAACAGCATCTGTGTAACCACACAGGTTGGATGTCGTATTGGCTGTACATTCTGCGCATCTACATTGGGTGGGCTCAAGCGTAACCTTACAGCCGGGGAAATTGTTGCCCAGGTTGTGCAGGCTCAGAAAATTCTGGATGAACGCGGCGAGCGCGTCAGCAGCATTGTAATCATGGGTTCAGGTGAACCTTTCGAAAACTATGAAGCAACGATGACTTTCCTGCGCATTATGATCCATGAAAAAGGTCTGAACATTGGTCAGCGTCATATCACGGTATCAACGAGCGGAATCGTTCCGAACATCTACAAGTTTGCAGATGAAGACACTCAGATTAACCTCGCCATTTCGATCCATGCACCGAATGATGCACTTCGTTCGAAATTGATGCCGGTTAACCGTCGTTTTCCTTTTGAAGACGTAATGGAGTCCCTTCGTTATTACCTGGCCAAAACAGGTCGGAGAATTACGTTTGAGTACGCACTCATTGGTGGTGTAAACGATCAGCCAGAGCATGCAGCAGAACTGGCAAGTGTGCTTAAGAACATGTTGTGCCACGTGAATCTGATTCCGGTTAACCATGTACCTGAACGGAAGTACGTAAGAACATCGAGAAGCGACATTTTCAATTTTCAGAAGATTCTCTCGG
Protein-coding sequences here:
- the def gene encoding peptide deformylase: MSIRIIVQEPDEVLHKRAKEVTKITPNVQKLLDDMADTMYDAEGVGLAAPQVGILKRLIVIDAGDEQGLIKMINPEIIASEGEQFGPEGCLSIPGINGDVRRFETVTVKGLDREGKELIITGSGLLSRAFQHEIDHLDGVLFTDIAEKVYEIAADQTGPRRN
- the rlmN gene encoding 23S rRNA (adenine(2503)-C(2))-methyltransferase RlmN, with protein sequence MKPFIYDYSLEQLQQWAVENGEPAFRGGQIFDWIYVKRVNDFSEMTNLSKPLREKLTEQFEFVTLKEITKFESKDGTVKFLFGLHDDHAIETVIMKHNYGNSICVTTQVGCRIGCTFCASTLGGLKRNLTAGEIVAQVVQAQKILDERGERVSSIVIMGSGEPFENYEATMTFLRIMIHEKGLNIGQRHITVSTSGIVPNIYKFADEDTQINLAISIHAPNDALRSKLMPVNRRFPFEDVMESLRYYLAKTGRRITFEYALIGGVNDQPEHAAELASVLKNMLCHVNLIPVNHVPERKYVRTSRSDIFNFQKILSEQGVNVTIRREQGHDIAAACGQLRAKHMELR
- the coaBC gene encoding bifunctional phosphopantothenoylcysteine decarboxylase/phosphopantothenate--cysteine ligase CoaBC; protein product: MLNGKKIVLGVTGGIAAYKAATLCSRLVQKGADVHVIMTASATQFITELTLQTLTRNTVYTDTFDEREPAVVSHIHLADLADLVLVAPATANVIAKMAHGMADDMLSTTLLATTAPVMIAPAMNVHMYDHPAVKHNMNLLVERGAMMIEPGEGLLACGYVGKGRLEEPESIVDVVERFFEQRESADRSRQGQASLLQGKKVVVTAGGTIERIDPVRYITNDSSGKMGFAIAAAARDLGADVKLVLGNTQAKPPENVELIPVQSAQDMYEAVTREWHDADIVVKAAAVADYRPKDVYTEKIKKKGDTLSLELVKNIDILETLGKQKTHQFLIGFAAETQSVEMYAREKLERKNCDLIVANDVTRTGAGFGTDTNAVHIYDREGLVEELPVLAKDDVAHRLLRIAAERIAGRN
- the rpoZ gene encoding DNA-directed RNA polymerase subunit omega, producing MLYPSIDEMMNKVDSKYSLVVAASRRARQLREGEKTDLRGARSHKQVGVALEEIYGDLLVVIKGQDEEEE
- a CDS encoding DUF370 domain-containing protein; this translates as MAIKLINIGFGNIVSANRIISIVSPESAPIKRIIQEARDRHMLIDATYGRRTRAVIITDSDHVILSAVQPETVAHRLSSKDDDNDE
- the rsmB gene encoding 16S rRNA (cytosine(967)-C(5))-methyltransferase RsmB gives rise to the protein MSGNTSGRSSGRGQKVSSNAASRPQKPKTSARALAVKVLSAVEQDGAYSNLELNRRLKEADLSPADAGLATELVYGTIARLNTLDYYLERFVAKGLSKLQPWVRSLLRISVYQMIYLDRIPEHAVVSEAVNLAKKLGHQGISGMVNGVLRNMIRNRDELRIPEHLPVAERISLEHSHPLWMVERWITHYGEETAEAICRANNEPPAVSVRVNTTMTTREKLMHEMASTGAVVEASQLSSDGILVRSGGNMALTSWYRDGLFSVQDESSMLVAEAVAPEEDQLVLDCCAAPGGKTAHMAEKMHDRGRIIANDVHVHKRQLILDQAERLGLSCIDAVTGDALDLNERYPEASFDRILLDAPCSGLGVIRRKPDVKWTKSVEDIEDIARLQRELLDRVSPLLKPGGILVYSTCTIEPAENEDMVADFLHRHPEYRPAEASVWSESETANLNVVNGGVQILPQYAHSDGFFIARLTKTAE